In Anthonomus grandis grandis chromosome 6, icAntGran1.3, whole genome shotgun sequence, one DNA window encodes the following:
- the LOC126737550 gene encoding uncharacterized protein LOC126737550, translating into MMECRYIATPMEQNTQVDENQPVLENQCKKRKKKYEDSVKSGASADEVYHPKLWYYDLFVFLGNQETSRNSTSNLNADEETLSEVESVQENVDSKCPSQAQPTTDGTESLTQNEKVACSSKSGTVTTSRSRPGKNNYDSLIKDVLTTVQEHSKRPRTEEDCFAVFGKSVAMKLREVDKRQSLIAEKIINDVIFEAELGGLTLQHRCVNMQEMYNARNPNMQQCQPLILPCQSASNSTSYSSSPSFISTPATNPNCQFQQNNCQFQQTNNNCLLMM; encoded by the exons ATGATGGAGTGTCGCTACATTGCAACACCTATGGAGCAAAACACTCAAGTGGATGAAAATCAACCAGTCTTAGAAAAT CAAtgtaagaaaagaaaaaaaaaatatgaagattcTGTTAAATCGGGAGCATCCGCAGATGAAGTTTATCACCCTAAGTTGTGGTACTACGACTTATTTGTCTTTCTTGGTAACCAAGAAACGTCAAGAAATTCCACATCGAACTTGAATGCAGATGAGGAGACTTTATCTgag gtTGAGTCAGTACAAGAAAACGTTGACTCGAAATGTCCATCTCAAGCACAACCTACAACAGACGGTACCGAATCGCTAACGCAAAATGAGAAGGTTGCGTGTTCTTCAAAGAGTGGCACAGTGACTACTTCTCGATCAAGGCCAGGAAAAAACAACTACGATTCTTTAATCAAGGATGTTTTGACCACTGTGCAAGAACATTCTAAGCGTCCACGTACAGAGGAAGACTGTTTTGCTGTTTTTGGGAAAAGTGTTGCTATGAAACTAAGAGAAGTGGACAAAAGGCAGAGTCTCATTGCAGAAAAAATAATCAACGATGTAATATTCGAGGCTGAACTGGGCGGCCTTACACTGCAACATAGATGCGTTAACATGCAGGAAATGTATAACGCAAGAAATCCTAACATGCAGCAATGCCAGCCACTTATACTGCCTTGCCAGTCAGCTTCCAATTCTACATCATATTCGTCCTCTCCCAGCTTTATTAGTACCCCTGCTACAAATCCAAATTGTCAATTCCAACAAAACAATTGTCAATTCCAACAAACCAACAACAACTGTCTTCTGATGATGTAG